From the genome of Halomonas sp. 1513, one region includes:
- a CDS encoding flagellar hook-associated protein FlgK, which yields MSIFSIGLSGLNAAQNALNTTSNNISNVYTPGYNRELTLLGEGGAAGGVKVNDIQRQFNQYVADQLNAATSSSSALKAYQSQVSQIDNLLADREAGLAPLMQNFFSAMEDLAGSPSDPAARQGVLGAADTMSAQFRSFDRYLEDMQRGVNGQINDEVTQINNLTDQIAGLNKEIALARARTGEAPNSLLNQRDEAIADLSKRMNVRVNIQDGKTYNISLPNGQPLVSGTNQFNLEAIESANDPQRMVLGYRDGNGSVSQLNEGAVTGGTLGGLMTFRAETLDKTQNQIGQLAVSLAAGFNEQHRLGQDLNGEQGEDFFNIGQPQAYANERNAGDVEIASTRFGDLDDLRATDYTVRVTDAAAPEFEVVRKDNGRVVDHDFEPGTNELSFGGVVIGFGDGDFANGDRFEVQPVRRAGASMETRINDLDKIAAASFVEANGDMPISGMSAESGALQNIGAEGFSLTVGEDGALTFDDDGAIEVMRNGEPMTTGETAEAGDVLTIDGVTFTLGDIQEGQTLTLDAAPPGTGNNRNALAMQGLQDVSLVGGTSSVSQAYGSMVSDVGNRTNIVQVNLDAQQGLTDQLKAVQQSESGVNLDEEAANLIRYQQYYQANARVIDIGSSLLDTILGLRA from the coding sequence ATGAGCATTTTTTCGATCGGCTTGAGCGGGCTGAACGCCGCTCAGAACGCCTTGAACACCACCAGCAACAACATCAGCAACGTCTATACGCCGGGCTATAACCGCGAGCTGACGCTGCTGGGCGAAGGCGGTGCGGCGGGTGGCGTGAAGGTCAACGATATCCAGCGCCAGTTCAACCAGTACGTGGCCGACCAGCTCAACGCCGCGACCAGTTCCTCCAGCGCGCTCAAGGCCTATCAGAGCCAGGTCAGCCAGATCGACAACCTGCTCGCCGACCGCGAAGCCGGCCTGGCGCCGCTGATGCAGAACTTCTTCTCGGCCATGGAGGACCTGGCCGGGTCGCCGTCCGACCCCGCCGCCCGCCAGGGTGTGCTCGGCGCCGCCGACACCATGAGCGCCCAGTTCCGCTCCTTTGATCGTTATCTGGAGGACATGCAGCGCGGCGTCAACGGCCAGATCAACGACGAAGTTACCCAGATCAACAACCTCACCGACCAGATCGCCGGCTTGAACAAGGAGATCGCCCTGGCCCGTGCGCGCACCGGCGAGGCGCCCAACAGCCTGCTCAATCAGCGTGATGAGGCGATCGCCGATCTCAGCAAGCGCATGAACGTGCGCGTCAATATCCAGGACGGCAAGACCTACAATATCTCGCTGCCCAACGGCCAGCCGCTGGTGTCGGGCACCAACCAGTTCAATCTCGAGGCCATCGAGTCGGCCAACGACCCGCAGCGCATGGTGCTCGGCTACCGCGACGGTAACGGTAGCGTCTCCCAACTCAATGAGGGCGCGGTGACCGGCGGTACCCTCGGCGGGCTGATGACCTTCCGTGCCGAGACCCTCGACAAGACCCAGAACCAGATCGGCCAGCTGGCGGTCTCGCTGGCGGCGGGCTTCAATGAGCAGCACCGCCTGGGTCAGGACCTCAACGGCGAGCAGGGCGAAGACTTCTTCAATATCGGCCAGCCCCAGGCCTACGCCAATGAGCGTAACGCCGGCGATGTCGAAATCGCTTCGACCCGCTTCGGCGATCTCGACGACCTGCGCGCCACCGACTACACCGTGCGCGTGACCGATGCCGCTGCCCCGGAATTCGAAGTTGTTCGCAAGGACAATGGCCGGGTGGTCGACCATGACTTTGAACCAGGTACCAATGAGCTCAGCTTCGGCGGCGTGGTGATCGGCTTCGGCGACGGCGATTTCGCCAACGGCGACCGCTTCGAGGTGCAGCCGGTGCGCCGTGCCGGGGCCAGCATGGAGACCCGGATCAACGACCTCGACAAGATCGCCGCGGCGAGCTTCGTCGAAGCGAATGGCGATATGCCGATCAGCGGGATGAGTGCCGAGAGCGGGGCTTTGCAGAATATCGGCGCTGAGGGTTTTAGCCTTACCGTTGGCGAAGACGGTGCGCTGACGTTCGATGATGATGGTGCCATTGAGGTAATGCGTAATGGCGAGCCCATGACGACTGGTGAGACCGCTGAGGCCGGCGATGTACTGACCATCGACGGCGTCACCTTTACCCTCGGCGATATCCAGGAAGGCCAGACCCTGACCCTCGACGCCGCGCCTCCCGGCACCGGCAATAACCGCAACGCCCTGGCCATGCAGGGCCTGCAGGATGTCTCGCTGGTGGGCGGTACCTCCAGTGTCAGCCAGGCCTACGGCTCGATGGTCAGCGACGTGGGCAACCGCACCAATATCGTCCAGGTCAACCTCGACGCCCAGCAGGGCCTCACCGACCAGCTCAAGGCCGTGCAGCAGTCCGAATCCGGGGTCAACCTGGACGAAGAGGCCGCCAAC